The Thermococcus henrietii genome segment CCCGAACCATCTCCTGAAGTTCATCCTGCGCGAGGTTGCTACGGCAGGAACGCTCGAGGGCAGGCGCGTAATCCTGCAGGGACGCTTCACGCCGTACCTGATAGCCAACAAGATGAAGAAGTACCTCAAGGAGTACGTCATCTGTCCGGTCTGTGGAAGCCCCGATACCAAGATTATCAAGCGCGGACGCTTCCACTTCCTCAAGTGTGAAGCCTGTGGTGCCGAAACGCCAATCCAGCACCTCTGAGGTCTTCCTTCTTTTTTCCCAGCCATTGGACAAATTATCCACTCTTGGATGAATTTCGCTCCTCAAAAACCCTTTTAAACTTTACAAACTACAACCCCCAAGAAATCAAGGGGGTTACTCTCATGGGCATGGAGGAGAAGCTCAACGAGCTTTACGAGAGGAGGGAAAAGATTCTCGCCATGGGCGGGGAGAAGGCCGTCGAGAAACAGCACGCCAAGGGCAAACTCACCGCCCGCGAGAGGATTGAGAAGCTCCTCGACCCCGGAAGCTTCGTGGAAATCGGAATGTTCGTCAAGCACAGGGGAACTGAGTTCGGCCTCGACAAGAAGGAGCTTCCGGCGGACGGCGTCATCACCGGCTACGGAACCATCGACGGCAGGCTGGTCTTCGTCTACGCGCAGGATTTCACCGTTATGGGCGGTTCGCTCGGTGAGATGCACGCGATGAAGATAAAGCGTGTCATGGAGCTGGCCCTAGAAGCCGGCGCTCCGGTTATAGGCCTCAACGACTCCGGAGGAGCGAGGATTCAGGAGGGTGTCGATGCCCTCAAGGGCTACGGTGAGATTTTCAAGATGAACACGATTCTCAGCGGTGTCGTTCCTCAGATTACCGCGATAATGGGACCATGCGCCGGCGGAGCCGTTTACAGCCCGGCTATCGGTGACTTCATCCTCATGGTGGACAACCCCGCGAGCTTCATGTTCATCACCGGGCCTCAGGTCGTCAAGGCCGTTACCGGCGTTGAGGTCACACCGGTTCAGCTCGGTGGAGCGATGGTTCACGCGCAGAGGGCCGGTCAGGCCCACCTCATAGGCAAGAGCGACGAGGAGGTTCTGGCTTTAATAAGGCGTCTCGTGAGCTATCTACCGTCCAACAACATGGAGAAGCCACCCCGCGTCAAGACGAGCGATTTGCCCTTCAGGAAGAGCGAGAGGCTCTACGAGATTGTCCCGGACGACCCGAACAAGCCCTACGACGTCAGGGAGGTCATCTACGAGATAGTCGACCGCGATGAGAACGGCAACCCGGACTTCCTTGAAATCCTCCCCTACTTCGCCCCGAACGCCGTGGTTGGCTTCGGAAGGATGAACGGCCAGACCGTCGGTATAGTCGCCAACAACCCCAAGTACTTCGCCGGCGTCCTTGACATAGACAGCTCAGACAAGATAGCGAGGTTTGTGAGAACCTGCGACGCCTTCAACATTCCGATAGTCACGCTCGTGGACGTCCCCGGTTACCTGCCCGGTGTTGACCAGGAGAGCAGGGGAATAATCAGGCACGGCGCGAAGGTTCTCTACGCCTACGCCGAGGCGACGGTTCCTATGGTTACGGTGATTCTAAGAAAGGCCTACGGCGGAGCCTACCTCGCGATGGGAAGCAAGCACCTCGGAGCGGACTTCGTCTTCGCCTGGCCGACTGCCGAGATAGCGGTCATGGGTCCGGAGGGAGCGGCGAACATTATATTCAGGAAAGAAATCGCAGCGGCCGAGAACCCGGAGGAAGTTAGAGGGCAGAAGATAGCCGAGTACCGCGAGAAGTTCGCCAACCCGTACGTCGCGGCCGCGAGGGGTTACATCGACGACGTCATCGACCCAGCCGAGACGAGGGGCAAGGTGATTATGGCGCTTGAGGCCCTTGAGAGCAAGCGCGTCAAGCTCCCGCCGAAGAAGCACGGCAACATACCGCTGTGAGGTGAAAGCATGAGTCAGCTCACGGAAGGTGGATGGATTACCATCATAGGAATCACCGTTGTCTTTGCCATACTCACTATACTGGCCATTATCCTCTACGCCATAGGCGCCTTCGAGCGCGGTATGACCGGAAGGGCCAAGAAGGCCGAGGAAAAGGCCGTTGTGGAGACGGAGGAGGAGGTCGAGACCCCGGAAGAGGAAATTCCCCCGAGGGATTTGGCAATCATCACAGCCTCAATCCTCGCCTACCTCGCGAAGAAGGCCGAGGTTGCCAGGCCGTTGCCCTTTAAGAGGAAGGTTTCCGACGCGTGGCGCCTCTACGGTTTACAGAGCGGTATGAATGAGGTTGAGAACTTCAACTACGAGATGAGGAAGTGGTGAAGATGAAGGTTAAGGTCATCATCGATGGAAGGGAGTACGAGGTTGAGGTTGAAGAGCTCGCCGGCGGGAAGTTCAAGGTCAGCTTCGAGGGCAAGAGCTACGAGGTCAAGGCCGAAGGCCTTGGAATAGCGCTCCCGAGCGTCCCTGAAACTACCAGTGCTCCGGTTCCTGCTCCGGCCCCTGCTTCCCATTCAGTTCCTGCCCCTGCCCCTGCTCCTTCGTCGGCTCCCGCGAGTGCTTCGCCCAACACAGTCACTGCCCCAATGCCCGGGAAAATCCTGAGGGTCCTCGTGAGCGAGGGTCAGCAAGTCAAAACCGGCCAGGGTTTGGTTGTTCTTGAGGCTATGAAGATGGAGAATGAGATTCCCGCTCCGAAAGACGGTATTGTGAAGAAACTCTACGTGAAGGAAGGCGACACCGTCAACACCGGCGACCCACTGGTTGAGCTCGGGTGATGGAGCATGACGAGCTTCGTGGACTTCCTGAGCACAATGGGCCTGCTCCACCTCACGGTAGGGAACATCATCATGATTGCAGTGGGCCTGACGCTGGTCTACCTCGCGATACGCTACGAGATGGAACCGCTGTTGCTTTTGCCCATAGGTATCACGGCGGTTCTCGTTAACCTTCCCCTCAACGGAATCGCGAACTGTCCGACCGTTGGGCCCCTCTGCAGTCACCCTGGCCTGTTTGACATAATCTACCACTACCTCATCAAGACGGAGATAGTGCCGCTCCTCATATTCTTCGGTCTTGGGGCGATGACTGACTTCGGGCCGCTCATAGCCGACCCAAAGACCGCTCTCCTCGGCGCGGCGGCGCAGGTTGGCGTCTTCGTTGCCATGCTTACCGCTCTCGCGCTGGGATTCAACATCCATGAGGCCGCTTCAATAGGAATCATCGGCGGTGCGGACGGACCGACAACGATATACCTCACCACAAAGCTCGCGCCCCAGATACTCGCCGCGACCGCGGTAGCAGCCTACAGTTACATGAGCCTCGTTCCGTTGATTCAGCCGCCCATCATAAAGGCGCTAACAACGCCGGAGGAGAGGCGCATAAGGATGGAGCAGTTGAGACCCGTTTCAAAGCGCGAGAAAATCCTCTTCCCGATAGTCACAATGATAGTCATCGGCCTGCTCGTCCCCAGCGCGGCACCGCTGATAGGAATGCTCATGATGGGCAACCTCTTCCGCGAGAGCGGCGTCGTTCCAAGGCTTACAAAGGCGGCACAGGAGGAGCTCATGAACATCGTGACGATATTCCTCGGGCTCGGTGTCGGCTCAACCATGAGGGCCCAGAGCTTCCTCACGCCCCAGACTCTGGAGATACTGGGACTCGGCATCGTCGCCTTCGCCAGCGCAACCGCTGGAGGAGTGCTCTTCGGAAAGCTCATGAGCAAGCTCTCAGGCGGCAAGATAAACCCGATGATAGGCGCCGCGGGAGTTTCGGCGGTGCCTATGAGCGCGCGCGTCGTGCAGAGACTGGCCAGTGAGGAGGACCCGGGCAACTTCATCCTCATGCACGCCATGGGTCCGAACGTCGCCGGTGTTATTGGAACCGCCGTTGTCGCGGGTGTTTTCCTCGCGCTCCTCGGCTGACGTTCCGTCCATTTTCTTTTCTAAAACCTTAAATAGGGGGGCACCGTCTTAGGTTAAGCGGTGGTAGAACATGAGGGTAAAGACCCTGATGACAAAGGACCCAGTGGTAATTCAGTTGCCGGCGACAAGGGAGTACGCCCTCGAGCTCTTCAGGAAATACAACGTTCGCTCGTTTCCGGTCGTTAACAGGGAAGGCAAGCTCGTCGGGATAATCAGCATTAAGAACGTCCTCATAAACCCGGACGAGGACCAGCTGGCAATGCTCGTGAAGCGGGACGTTCCAATTGTCAAGGCCAACGACGACCTCAAGAAGGCAGTTAGGAGAATGCTCGAGACCGACTACCGGCGCGTCGTTGTCGTTGATGACGAGGAGAAGCCAATAGGAATCCTGACCGTTGGCGACATCGTTAGACGCTACCTGGCCAAGAACGAGAAGCTGAAGGACATAACGATTGAGCCATACTATCAGAAGTACGTCAGTGCGGTGTGGCGTGGGACTCCTCTCAAGGCGGCCTTGAAGGCTTTACTCCTGTGCAACGCGATGGCGATTCCGGTTATAGATGACGACGGAAACCTGATAGGAATGGTTGATGAGACCGACCTGCTCAAGGACAGTGAGGTAGTCAGGGTTATGAAGCAGACGGCCCTTTCGGCCTCAAGCGAGGAGGACTGGATTCTTGAGAGCAATCCGACGCTTCTCTTTGAGAAGGCCGAGCTCCAGCTTCCAAAGAAGCCCGTTGAGGATATAATGAACCCCAACGTCGTCGTGGCAACGCCTCACATGAGCGTCTACGAGGTCGCCCAGAAGATGGTTGAGTACCACATAGAACAGTTGCCAGTCATCAAAGGGGAAGGAGAGCTCGTCGGCATAGTTAGGGACATGGACATAATCAAGGTAATCCTCAACAAGTGATTTAAGCCCTTCCCCCTTTTCTATTCCGGTGATGGGATGGCGGTGAAGGTTCAGCTCTTTGGCTTCGGCAACGTTGGCAGAGCCGTTGCGCGGGTTCTGGTTCAGAAGGAGCGCTTCTTCCAGGAGAGATACGGTTTATCCTTCAGGGTCGTCAGCATCTCCGACACGAGCGGAACCGTGTGGCTTCCCGAGGGAATCGATTTGAGCGAGGCCCTTCTCGTCAAGGAGAACTTTGGAAAGCTCAGTAACTGGACGAACGACTACGAGGTCTACAACTTCTCGCCGGCCGAGGCGGTGAGGGAGATTGAGGCCGACGTGGTTATTGACGT includes the following:
- a CDS encoding OadG family protein, yielding MSQLTEGGWITIIGITVVFAILTILAIILYAIGAFERGMTGRAKKAEEKAVVETEEEVETPEEEIPPRDLAIITASILAYLAKKAEVARPLPFKRKVSDAWRLYGLQSGMNEVENFNYEMRKW
- a CDS encoding translation initiation factor IF-2 subunit beta, whose product is MSESIDFYDFEKLLDKAYEELPENVKSHKSRFEVPPAVVTIAGNRTIIENFVDIAEAMNRDPNHLLKFILREVATAGTLEGRRVILQGRFTPYLIANKMKKYLKEYVICPVCGSPDTKIIKRGRFHFLKCEACGAETPIQHL
- a CDS encoding sodium ion-translocating decarboxylase subunit beta, whose translation is MTSFVDFLSTMGLLHLTVGNIIMIAVGLTLVYLAIRYEMEPLLLLPIGITAVLVNLPLNGIANCPTVGPLCSHPGLFDIIYHYLIKTEIVPLLIFFGLGAMTDFGPLIADPKTALLGAAAQVGVFVAMLTALALGFNIHEAASIGIIGGADGPTTIYLTTKLAPQILAATAVAAYSYMSLVPLIQPPIIKALTTPEERRIRMEQLRPVSKREKILFPIVTMIVIGLLVPSAAPLIGMLMMGNLFRESGVVPRLTKAAQEELMNIVTIFLGLGVGSTMRAQSFLTPQTLEILGLGIVAFASATAGGVLFGKLMSKLSGGKINPMIGAAGVSAVPMSARVVQRLASEEDPGNFILMHAMGPNVAGVIGTAVVAGVFLALLG
- a CDS encoding acetyl-CoA carboxylase biotin carboxyl carrier protein subunit, producing MKVKVIIDGREYEVEVEELAGGKFKVSFEGKSYEVKAEGLGIALPSVPETTSAPVPAPAPASHSVPAPAPAPSSAPASASPNTVTAPMPGKILRVLVSEGQQVKTGQGLVVLEAMKMENEIPAPKDGIVKKLYVKEGDTVNTGDPLVELG
- a CDS encoding CBS domain-containing protein; this encodes MRVKTLMTKDPVVIQLPATREYALELFRKYNVRSFPVVNREGKLVGIISIKNVLINPDEDQLAMLVKRDVPIVKANDDLKKAVRRMLETDYRRVVVVDDEEKPIGILTVGDIVRRYLAKNEKLKDITIEPYYQKYVSAVWRGTPLKAALKALLLCNAMAIPVIDDDGNLIGMVDETDLLKDSEVVRVMKQTALSASSEEDWILESNPTLLFEKAELQLPKKPVEDIMNPNVVVATPHMSVYEVAQKMVEYHIEQLPVIKGEGELVGIVRDMDIIKVILNK
- a CDS encoding carboxyl transferase domain-containing protein; the protein is MGMEEKLNELYERREKILAMGGEKAVEKQHAKGKLTARERIEKLLDPGSFVEIGMFVKHRGTEFGLDKKELPADGVITGYGTIDGRLVFVYAQDFTVMGGSLGEMHAMKIKRVMELALEAGAPVIGLNDSGGARIQEGVDALKGYGEIFKMNTILSGVVPQITAIMGPCAGGAVYSPAIGDFILMVDNPASFMFITGPQVVKAVTGVEVTPVQLGGAMVHAQRAGQAHLIGKSDEEVLALIRRLVSYLPSNNMEKPPRVKTSDLPFRKSERLYEIVPDDPNKPYDVREVIYEIVDRDENGNPDFLEILPYFAPNAVVGFGRMNGQTVGIVANNPKYFAGVLDIDSSDKIARFVRTCDAFNIPIVTLVDVPGYLPGVDQESRGIIRHGAKVLYAYAEATVPMVTVILRKAYGGAYLAMGSKHLGADFVFAWPTAEIAVMGPEGAANIIFRKEIAAAENPEEVRGQKIAEYREKFANPYVAAARGYIDDVIDPAETRGKVIMALEALESKRVKLPPKKHGNIPL